One part of the Solanum dulcamara chromosome 8, daSolDulc1.2, whole genome shotgun sequence genome encodes these proteins:
- the LOC129898841 gene encoding peroxisomal membrane protein PEX14-like isoform X2 encodes MASQSDSPPNSVKENTQNPASQPAAEDHQGSKPEAASGSSPASVFVNSEPIREDQVQNAVKFLSHPKVRGSPVMYRRSFLERKGLTKEEIDEAFRRVPDPTPTVTSTQPVAANEDGMQKPSSTSTPQAALQILQPASAPSKSMTKMGYLSHFRWTHAIIAVGVLAASGAGTAVLFKKSIIPRLKSWIRKVVLDEEDEKGIIKGKPSLAEEAAVAAKAAAAAAADVARASQDMLASKSEEKRYFEELTSLLNYQVREMKSMTSAIEKLEGQSNTSGRIPVTELDDRRISVTQSKQSYANGKVNGDAHSVRSLSPPASVEPSAAPHPKSYMEIMAMVQRGEKPSNIRDINDQPPNPNQPVPDRVAAKPKPWEVGQSQNKSNFLQSQGSGDGLNYGYQDNLTNGDSSAPWWQRKNARITEIETEGEQNFGSPAAPVQERPIQRSWVPPQPPPVAMAEAAAAIRQPKKPAFQNEQLTDDQLLSRSSEITDELQRVTRISESGGTPEANGSSSGLQMSETTPIGEGDQTFSS; translated from the exons CTTCGCAACCAGCAGCTGAAGATCATCAAGGTTCCAAGCCTGAGGCTGCAAGTGGGAGCTCTCCGGCTTCTGTGTTTGTAAACTCGGAACCAATTCGGGAGGACCAAGTCCAGAATGCTGTGAAATTTCTTTCACATCCGAAAGTTAGGGGATCTCCAGTCATGTATAGGCGTTCTTTTCTCGAGAGGAAGGGGCTCACAAAGGAGGAAATTGACGAAGCCTTTCGTCGAGTTCCT GATCCTACCCCAACTGTTACTAGCACACAGCCGGTTGCTGCTAATGAAG ATGGGATGCAGAAGCCTTCATCGACTAGCACACCACAGGCTGCTTTACAAATTCTGCAGCCTGCATCAGCTCCGAGCAAGAGCATGACAAAAATGGGGTATCTCTCCCATTTCCGTTGGACTCATGCAATTATTGCTGTAGGTGTACTCGCTGCTTCAGGAGCTGGAACAGCTGTACTTTTCAAG AAATCTATTATTCCCCGGTTGAAGTCTTGGATACGCAAGGTTGTActggatgaagaagatgaaaaaggTATTATCAAGGGAAAACCAAGTTTAGCAGAAGAAGCTGCTGTTGCTGCAAAAGCTGCTGCAGCTGCTGCTGCTGACGTTGCCCGAGCAAGCCAGGATATGTTGGCATCAAAATCCGAAG AGAAAAGGTATTTTGAGGAGCTGACAAGCCTGCTAAACTACCAAGTACGTGAGATGAAATCAATGACAAGTGCTATAGAGAAACTGGAAG GGCAAAGTAATACTTCTGGAAGAATACCTGTTACGGAACTAGATGATCGCAGAATTTCAGTTACTCAATCTAAG CAATCTTATGCTAATGGAAAAGTAAATGGCGATGCACATTCAG TGAGATCTTTGTCGCCACCTGCATCTGTTGAACCATCTGCTGCACCCCATCCAAAGTCTTATATGGAG ATTATGGCAATGGTTCAAAGAGGAGAGAAGCCTTCCAACATCCGA GATATAAATGATCAGCCACCGAATCCTAACCAGCCTGTACCTGATCGTGTTGCTGCAAAGCCTAAG CCTTGGGAAGTTGGCCAGAGTCAAAATAAGTCCAATTTCCTTCAATCTCAAGGGAGTGGCGATGGCTTGAATTATGGTTACCAAGACAATCTGACGAATGGAGACAGTTCAGCACCTTGGTGGCAACGGAAGAATGCCAGGATAACTGAAATTGAAACTGAAGGTGAACAAAACTTTGGATCTCCAGCTGCACCAGTTCAGGAACGACCGATTCAGAGATCATGGGTTCCTCCCCAGCCTCCTCCAGTTGCAATGGCAGAAGCAGCTGCGGCCATCCGCCAACCTAAAAAGCCTGCATTTCAGAACGAACAATTGACTGATGATCAGTTGTTGTCTCGTTCATCAGAGATAACGGATGAGTTGCAGAGGGTTACAAGAATCTCCGAATCTGGTGGTACCCCTGAAGCTAATGGTTCAAGTTCTGGCCTACAGATGAGTGAGACAACACCAATTGGAGAAGGTGATCAAACTTTCAGCAGCtga
- the LOC129898841 gene encoding peroxisomal membrane protein PEX14-like isoform X1: MASQSDSPPNSVKENTQNPATASQPAAEDHQGSKPEAASGSSPASVFVNSEPIREDQVQNAVKFLSHPKVRGSPVMYRRSFLERKGLTKEEIDEAFRRVPDPTPTVTSTQPVAANEDGMQKPSSTSTPQAALQILQPASAPSKSMTKMGYLSHFRWTHAIIAVGVLAASGAGTAVLFKKSIIPRLKSWIRKVVLDEEDEKGIIKGKPSLAEEAAVAAKAAAAAAADVARASQDMLASKSEEKRYFEELTSLLNYQVREMKSMTSAIEKLEGQSNTSGRIPVTELDDRRISVTQSKQSYANGKVNGDAHSVRSLSPPASVEPSAAPHPKSYMEIMAMVQRGEKPSNIRDINDQPPNPNQPVPDRVAAKPKPWEVGQSQNKSNFLQSQGSGDGLNYGYQDNLTNGDSSAPWWQRKNARITEIETEGEQNFGSPAAPVQERPIQRSWVPPQPPPVAMAEAAAAIRQPKKPAFQNEQLTDDQLLSRSSEITDELQRVTRISESGGTPEANGSSSGLQMSETTPIGEGDQTFSS, translated from the exons CAACAGCTTCGCAACCAGCAGCTGAAGATCATCAAGGTTCCAAGCCTGAGGCTGCAAGTGGGAGCTCTCCGGCTTCTGTGTTTGTAAACTCGGAACCAATTCGGGAGGACCAAGTCCAGAATGCTGTGAAATTTCTTTCACATCCGAAAGTTAGGGGATCTCCAGTCATGTATAGGCGTTCTTTTCTCGAGAGGAAGGGGCTCACAAAGGAGGAAATTGACGAAGCCTTTCGTCGAGTTCCT GATCCTACCCCAACTGTTACTAGCACACAGCCGGTTGCTGCTAATGAAG ATGGGATGCAGAAGCCTTCATCGACTAGCACACCACAGGCTGCTTTACAAATTCTGCAGCCTGCATCAGCTCCGAGCAAGAGCATGACAAAAATGGGGTATCTCTCCCATTTCCGTTGGACTCATGCAATTATTGCTGTAGGTGTACTCGCTGCTTCAGGAGCTGGAACAGCTGTACTTTTCAAG AAATCTATTATTCCCCGGTTGAAGTCTTGGATACGCAAGGTTGTActggatgaagaagatgaaaaaggTATTATCAAGGGAAAACCAAGTTTAGCAGAAGAAGCTGCTGTTGCTGCAAAAGCTGCTGCAGCTGCTGCTGCTGACGTTGCCCGAGCAAGCCAGGATATGTTGGCATCAAAATCCGAAG AGAAAAGGTATTTTGAGGAGCTGACAAGCCTGCTAAACTACCAAGTACGTGAGATGAAATCAATGACAAGTGCTATAGAGAAACTGGAAG GGCAAAGTAATACTTCTGGAAGAATACCTGTTACGGAACTAGATGATCGCAGAATTTCAGTTACTCAATCTAAG CAATCTTATGCTAATGGAAAAGTAAATGGCGATGCACATTCAG TGAGATCTTTGTCGCCACCTGCATCTGTTGAACCATCTGCTGCACCCCATCCAAAGTCTTATATGGAG ATTATGGCAATGGTTCAAAGAGGAGAGAAGCCTTCCAACATCCGA GATATAAATGATCAGCCACCGAATCCTAACCAGCCTGTACCTGATCGTGTTGCTGCAAAGCCTAAG CCTTGGGAAGTTGGCCAGAGTCAAAATAAGTCCAATTTCCTTCAATCTCAAGGGAGTGGCGATGGCTTGAATTATGGTTACCAAGACAATCTGACGAATGGAGACAGTTCAGCACCTTGGTGGCAACGGAAGAATGCCAGGATAACTGAAATTGAAACTGAAGGTGAACAAAACTTTGGATCTCCAGCTGCACCAGTTCAGGAACGACCGATTCAGAGATCATGGGTTCCTCCCCAGCCTCCTCCAGTTGCAATGGCAGAAGCAGCTGCGGCCATCCGCCAACCTAAAAAGCCTGCATTTCAGAACGAACAATTGACTGATGATCAGTTGTTGTCTCGTTCATCAGAGATAACGGATGAGTTGCAGAGGGTTACAAGAATCTCCGAATCTGGTGGTACCCCTGAAGCTAATGGTTCAAGTTCTGGCCTACAGATGAGTGAGACAACACCAATTGGAGAAGGTGATCAAACTTTCAGCAGCtga